In Zingiber officinale cultivar Zhangliang chromosome 3B, Zo_v1.1, whole genome shotgun sequence, a single window of DNA contains:
- the LOC122056412 gene encoding plasma membrane-associated cation-binding protein 1-like: MGSIWKSKVLPRFANVFGNSKKKTAAAEAVKSFDDSKEEFAKEFEEKKTELQPKVIEIYEASPPPIKALVKKPTESDLKKNSSGVKKFLDELVKIEFPGSKPVSEAAVKFGPSYVAGPITFIFQEVSSLLPVEEPPAAPAEATDASAPAEESASREVTAEVIEEIKKEEEVVKEEETPPPPPAATETPAPTEPAATDPPVPEPEPAKAEEVPPPEPAKA; the protein is encoded by the exons ATGGGTAGCATATGGAAGTCTAAAGTTCTTCCGAGGTTCGCAAATGTTTTTGGTAATAGCAAAAAGAAAACTGCTGCAGCTGAGGCTGTCAAGTCCTTTGATGATTCAAag GAGGAGTTTGCCAAAGAGTTTGAGGAGAAGAAGACTGAACTCCAGCCTAAAGTTATAGAAATTTATGAAGCTTCTCCACCACCGATTAAG GCTTTGGTGAAGAAACCCACAGAATCTGATCTGAAGAAGAACTCATCAGGAGTCAAGAAATTCCTTGATGAATTAGTGAAGATTG AATTCCCGGGCTCCAAGCCGGTGAGCGAGGCCGCCGTCAAGTTTGGTCCCTCGTATGTCGCCGGACCGATCACCTTCATCTTCCAGGAGGTCTCCAGCCTCCTCCCGGTGGAAGAACCGCCTGCTGCCCCGGCCGAGGCCACCGATGCCTCTGCTCCCGCGGAGGAGAGCGCGAGCAGAGAGGTAACCGCCGAGGTCATCGAGGAGATCAAGAAAGAGGAGGAGGTTGTCAAGGAGGAGGAGACGCCGCCTCCTCCTCCAGCCGCCACCGAAACTCCTGCCCCGACCGAACcagcggccaccgatcctccagtACCGGAGCCTGAGCCTGCCAAGGCAGAGGAGGTGCCGCCGCCGGAGCCCGCCAAAGCATGA